The nucleotide sequence TTTCATGGATCAAGTCATCGACTAGCTAGGAGACATATCAAACCGGCCTAAGCCAGACcccataacttaaaatctaaattcgCTCCTACATAGCCATCACTTAATTGGAATTTGTACAAGCAATACTTAGAGTGCATGGTTTacgcattttttatttttattttctgaaaaatatatatattttttaaaaatagaaaataatttttaactattctttattttttttagaaaatactatctcattttttttttagaaaacagatgtaaaaaatacaaactaaatactattttaaagaaaatatatatttttaaaaaaataaaaataaaaaacatgtaAATCAAAcactcttttatattttatacatattttttcataatgactttttcaaaatatttaataaaaataaataatttttatccgAGGAAAGTTTCATCATGAATTTATTATAATGGGCCTAAAAATTCAAGTTTGCCTCCGAGGCGCAATGATGCACAAAGTAATTGTCAGGGATGGCGATCGTTTCCTACTTGATAAATTGATTTGACATCTCTGTTCACATTTCAATTTTCGACCATGTGACTAATGTTAGGCCAGTCATGGCGATGATAATATATTATCATAATAATATAAGAAAAACAAGAAATTTGTTCGAAAATGTACTCTGTGGTTTTCAAATTTCCGTAAGTTTCAGATACAAACTTAAAGGATTATTTTACTTCTTTTAATTTGTAGAAAACAGACAGCGAGTCGGTATTCTATTATGTCAGTCATTAAAGACTTAAAATTTTTCCATCCTTtctattattataaaatattttagttTATCAACCATTGTAAAATAGACGTTTAATTCTAGATATAATATATTTGATGAACGACTATTTATTTTATCTCCCATCTCTTTGgaaatttagaaacataagcagtACTTACTTACTTGATTATTAGAcaagaatagaaaaaaaaatacaaagattacaacttttaaatgtcaaagtaaaagatTTGGATACTGAAAGATCGAACAACATAAGCacgagaaataaaaatatataatgttACTCCCTAAGATAAAAAAGGTAAGCAAACTATCTGAGTTTTAATTTACTTATACCCTAAGGAGAtatgtaaatttaaataattgagtgtaagttttttttaactGTGAATTCGTAACTGATGGTTTAAAACTGTGAATGATAATTATCTTGGATGATTAAGACTAACTGAACTGTCGAATTGCATCAAACCATCAAATAATCAAACTTTCAAACGGTGATGGGATGTGACCATGGGAAAAATATGGATGGGAAAAATATGGAAAACCTCCGTTGTGGCTATATTAGTTTTTCTCGTAAGAGTTGGATCACACCCATCGCTGTTAGAAGATTTGTTAGGGGAATTTGAAAACCACGCTTAGTACATTTTCGAActaatcttgattttttttattatattattatcatAACATTTATCACCACCATTGGCAATGCAATGCAAGGCGTGATTGATCTCCAGATTTAAATGTGAACATATGTAGAATCTATTTATTATGTAGGTCCTAGTAAAACCTAAGTCGTCTATATTCTCAGAATCATATAAAAAATTCGTATataattttcatcaaaaatatgaaaatatgatataaaaaaataaatatataaatataatgataaaataaataattaaaggaTCGTATCTTTATCTTTTAATGTCGTCTAGAAGattatgaagaaaaaaaaaatataagtaaatacAAGAGAATCTTTCAAGAAATTAAGGGATGGCGATttcgaaattttttttttatcaatgtgGAATAAGAAATTAGGTTAAGATATACCTAAAATCTTTAGGAACCTTTCCTTATATAGACAATTAATTTGTTATCAGTTCATAGATGATAATAAATCTGAGTAAAGAATTCTACACATTTAACTCACATTTAATCATTCGAAATCAACTAAATATAAGTTagatcatattaaaaaaaatatcctatttatatatacaaattataaataaatccatctgataaaaataattatatccaacagtTACCACTTACTAATTATCAAGCAGCAATTTTCAGGTCCAATATAATAAATTCTCGATGGAACATAGCAAAATGAATCATTAGCAACAAGATACTCTCCCTCAACCTGACATACATCCCTCCCTTGAGAGATTAATCGATCGCTTAATCATGGAGGCCAGTAGCATATGCAAGGGCAGTTCGAATTCCCCAAAGCATTCTGCActtatcttcatcatcttcttgttGAGCATAAGAGCATACTGCAAGCTGCAACGATAGTCTACAGGCAACGGAGGAGAGTAGCTGCTTGGAGAATGAAAGAAGTGCTCTGCTCGCCATCAAGTCCGACATGTATGACCCAGGCGACTGGTTCTCGTCTTGGATCGGCCGTGACTGCTGCAACTGGAGAGGAGTGGGCTGCGACAACATCACTGGTCACGTTACAGAGCTCGATCTTCACAGCCCCTACCCTTACTATGTCTATGAAGAAGATCCATTTTTGTACATGTTGGACAGTTTCAGTCCTGGGAGAATTGGTGCTAGTAAGCTGAACCCTTCTTTGCAAGAGCTAAAGCATTTGAAGTATTTGGACTTGAGCATGAACAACTTCTCCTATGCCCACATCCCCAATATGATTGCTTCTCTCGTCCACTTGGAGTATCTCAACCTATCAAGAACTCTGTTTTGTGGGTTAATTTCTCCTCAATTCGGTAACCTCTCCGGCTTGCGTTACCTCGATCTTAATGGATGCGATGACTCATTATATTACACTTCCAAATCATGTCTTCGCTCTGGTGGACTCCAATGGCTCTCTCATATACCTTCGTTGGAGTATCTTGATATGAGCTGCGTCAACCTTTCGAGAGCAACCAATTGGCTTCAGGAAATTAATTCACTCGGCACTTTTCAAGCGTTAAATTTGGGGAATGCAAAACTCCCACCTGTTACTTCCCCCCTTCCCCCTTTTAATCTGACATCCATCTCCCAGCTTAGCCTCTTTCACTATCGGAACTTCAGTAACGCCATGCTCAGTTGGCTGTCTAATGCTAGCAACCTCCGATATCTTGATCTCCGCGAGTGCTATTCTGGACTTCATGTGGAGCAACTGCAAGTTTCTTTAGGAGCTCTTCCTAATTTAAAGAAATTGGAAGTAGCAGACAATCTCATCAAGGGAGAAATTTCTGGAATTCTAATTAATATCAGCACTAGCCTGCAGCATTTGGATGTGAGCTACAACGACGTTAGTGGAGAAATTGAAGATATCTTGTGGAATCTTAGGCACTTGGAGCACCTCAGTTTAGATTCTACAAATGTGAAGGGGTATTTACCACATGTTATGGAGAATCTCACAACTATAAGACACTTGAGTGTATCAAATACTCATATAGCAGGACATATTCCAGAAACAGTGGGGAAACTCGTTAATTTGAGGTATCTTGATTTGTCATATAACAGAATCACTGGAGTGATACCATGGAGCATTGGAAACCTTACAAACTTGGTAGGCTTACGTTTGGTGTCGAGCAACTTAACAGGATCGATGCCAGAGACTTTGGGTAATCTCACTAATTTGGAGTTCTTAGATTTCGTTAGCAGTAATGTTTTTGGACAAGTACCAGAATCCATTGGCAAACTTCAAAAATTACGTGTTTTGTTtctgaaaaataatttatttactgGTCAGATACCCGAATCGATCGGTAGTCTctataacttagaattttttagcATATCTGAAAACTATCTGATAGGACGGATACCCGGGAATTTAGGTGATCTCTGCAACTTGCGCTTATTTGATTTATCACTCAACAGTATTGGAGGCGAATTAACAGATTTGGCTGATGGTTGGTCCAACTGTACTCGAGGTGCTCTCCTAACATACTTATATCTTGATGACAACAATTTGGGTGGTTTGATCCCTCCAAGTGTAGGTCAACTACAACAACTAGAGCAACTCGTGCTATCTCACAACTCATTTCATCGTCTACCACAGAGCTTTGGAAATGCCACAAACCTTGTTATTTTCTCTTTAGCTGGAAATCATCTCCAGGGTaaccttcctcctttcttttgcAATATGATGCTCGACGTCCTCGATTTATCTTCCAATGAATTGTCTGGTGAAGTACCACAATGCCATGTTTCATTTGCTACCTCTCTAGTGTCTCTCCACCTGAATGATAATTCTCTCTCTGGAAGTTTTCCAACCTTCTTAAAGCATTGCAAAGACTTGGTAATTCTTGATCTCGGTGAAAATAAATTTTCGGGAGAAATACCAACGTGGATAGGGCAGAGCCTTGCGTCATTGAAGATCCTTCGCTTGCACTCAAACTTATTTCATGGTGCCATCCCCACAACCATAGCGAGTATCGATTCCCTCCAACTTTTGGATCTTTCTTCAAACCGTCTTGATGGTAACATACCTTCGTCTCTTAGCAATCTCAGTGCAATGGCTGTAAATTCTTCAACAGATTCTTTATATGGTGACTCAGATTATGGTGAGGGATTAACAATAACCACgaaaggttcttcctatgaataTACTGATGAGCTCCGACTGGTACGAAGTCTCGACTTGTCAAATAACAATCTTTCTGGTGAAATTCCAAATGAACTGACAGATCTTCTTGGATTGCACTTCCTTAACTTATCCATGAATCATTTAACTGGGAGGATTCCGGAAAAGATAGGCTGCATGGCACAGTTAGAATCTTTGGACTTATCCATGAACAATCTCACAGGAGAGGTTCCTGCGAGCTTATCTGCTCTTTCTTTCCTGGAGTATTTGAATCTTTCCTACAATAACTTGTCAGGAAGAATCCCGGAAAGCACACAGTTGTCAACCTTCAACGCCTCAATCTATGCTGGTAACGAAGGTCTATGCGGATCACCACTGCCACAGTGCTCAAGTCATGCAACTTTTCAGGTTCCATCTGAACAAACACAGGCAGACAAGTTTGGACGTGTGATACAATACAGCAGCATTGCAATCGGATTTATTGTTGGCTTTTGGGGTTTCATTGGAACCATGATCTTGAAGAAAGAAGTTAGAGTCTCTCTCTTCCAATGGCTGGACAAGACCTGCGATGATATATATGTTCAGTTGTCACTAAAGCTCAAGAAGCTGAAGCGACTACGTGAAGAGGAAAACTAGTGTTTTGTGCTATTTGTGCTAAATGCTCACAGAGCAACTTTTAATTAATTACTATTATGTTTGAGGACACGTATATATATTGTGACACGTATATATATGGTCCTTAAGTCAGTGTGTTGTGCGATGAAGTGTATGTTTGATGATGCATGGATATGTGTTTTGTAAATTGTAATAATTGAAGATACATGGAATTCTTCATCTGTTATTGAGACTTTTTAAGCAGCATAAGTTCATAAATGAAACTTTAATTTCCGAGTAACAACACATCTCAAAGAACAAACTTTGACTGATTGATTAACTGATGAATCACAACTCCATGTGGAAGACTTCAAAGTAAGCTAAATTTTTTCGATTTCAGATTACTATATGCCAAGCCTAGCTATGGGTAACCTGGAATGAAAGAAACAGATGTGCCTTTAATGAAGAACAACCAAGAAGTGCTGCCGAGATGGTGAACTATTGGTCTAATTTGATAAGGCTGTGCTTCTATAGAGCTTTATCCAACTTTTAGCAGCAAAACATGGCTTTTCAGAGGCCAGTAAATAACTACTTGAATTCAAGAAATCAACATTAAGTTTTTGTGGATAATATATGTCATGGTATTAGGGTTGATAGTTTCTTACCGATTTGAAAGTGTTTAAATAAATCATCCTAATTTTAATCATAATAGAATAAATTCTATCGATTGCTTTAAGTACAAATCGGGCTTTATTATTTTTTGACTATTATTTTCATTGTTTGTTTTGGTTTCATTGTTAGCTTTGTTGTTGATTTtatatgttttatttttacatttaaaatttgtaatacaaacatgtttctaaaaaaatatcaatcttggagatagaaaagaaacaaaagaaaaaaaagtggAAAAGCTTATTAAAACTCACAAAGGTGTTCTtcgtaaattttttaaaactaactctTCAATTGAAAATTCAGTTGATGAATTACAAGAAGAAAGTCAAGAAGAATTAAatgatcatgcaacaaatgaacAACAATTGAGTAATCAAGAATAATTAAATAATCATGCAATCAATGAGttggaagaattgagagaaaatgatgaaaatgaggtgttagaaaaatttgattttggaaaccttattgataattttatttttcaaaatactagaagatatagattttttcaatgattatttcatattttttttatttgtaagtATTATATTTTTTTGGAGAACTTaggaaatatattttgtatggtgttgcactttttgaaaaatcttgataactaaaatttgtataaaatttatcatattttaaatgaaatatattgatttttaaatttttctattaaattatATTCAAACAGTATGTAGTAGGCCCTGAAAAGTTAGGGCCTGCCAGGCCCGGCAACAAGGTACTCTCTCAACTTGGCATATTTCCCACCCTTCTCTTAAGAGATTAATCAATCACTCACTCAATCATGGAGGCTGGTAGCATATGCAAGGGCAGTTCTAATTCCTCAAAGCATTCTGCACTTGTCCTCATCATCTTCTTATTGAGCATAAGGGCATCCTGCAACGATAGTCTGCAGGCAACGGAGGAGAGTAACTGCTTGGAGAATGAAAGGAGTGCTCTGCTCGCCATCAAGTCCGACATGCATGACCCAGGCGACTGGTTCTCGTCTTGGATCGGTCGTGACTGCTGCAAGTGGAGAGGAGTGGGCTGCGACAACATTACCGGCCACGTTACAGAGCTTGACCTTCACAGCCCTTACCCCTACTACGTCTATGAAGAAGATCCAATTTTGTATCAGATGGACAGTTTCAGTCCTGGGAGAATTGGTGCGAGTAAGCTGAACCCTTCCCTGGAGGAGCTAAAGCATTTGAAGTATTTGGACTTGAGCATGAACAACTTCTCCTTTGCCCACATCCCCAATATGATTGCTTCTCTCGTCCACTTGGAGTATCTCAACCTATCAAGAACTCTGTTTTGTGGGTTAATTCCTCCTCAATTCTGTAACCTCTCCAGCCTGCGTTACTTCGATCTTAATGGATGCGATAACTCATTATATTACACTTTCAAAATCATGTCTTCGCTCTGGTGGACTCCAATGGCTCTCTCATATACCTTCATTGGAGTATCTTGATATGAGCTGCGTCGACCTTTCGAGAGCAACCAATTGGCTTCAGGAAATTAATTCACTCGGCACTTTTCGAGTGTTAAATTTGGGGAATGCAGAACTCCCGCCTGTTACATCCCCACTGCCCTCTTTTAATCTGACATCCATCTCCCAGCTTAGTCTCTTTCACTATCAGAACTTCAGTAACGCCATGCTCAGTTGGCTGTCTAATGCTAGCAACCTTGAATATCTCGGTCTCTCTGAGTGCTATTCTGGACTTCATGTGGAGCAACTGCAAGTTTCTTTTAGTGCTCTTcctaatttaaagaaattagaaATAGCAAGCAATCTCATCAAGGGAGAAATTTCTGGAATTCTAAGGAATATCGGCACCAGACTGCAGTATTTGGATTTCAGCGGCAATGAAGTTAGCGGAGAAATTGCAGATATCTTGTGGTATCTTAGGCGCTTGGAGTACCTCAGTTTAGATTCTACCTATGTGAGGGGGTATTTACCACTTGCCATGGAGAATCTAACAACTATAAGACACTTGAGTGCATCAAATAGTCATATAGCAGGACATATTCCAGAAACAGTGGGGAAACTTGTCAATTTGAGGTTTCTTGATTTGTCAGAAAACAATATCACTGGAGTGATACCATGGAGCATGGGAAACCTTACAAACTTGGCAGGCTTATGTTTGGGAAAGAGCAACCTGACAGGATCAATACCAGAAACTTTTGGTAATCTCACTAACTTGAAGTTGTTATATCTAATTGACAGTAATGTTTCAGGACAAGTACCAGAATCCATTGGCAAACTTCAAAAATTACGTACTTTGTATAGGCCAAATAATCTATTTACTGGTCAGATACCTGAGTCGATGGGTGGACTCCATAACTGAGAATTTTTTATCATATCCGAAAACAAGCTAGCAGGGCAAATTCCCAGGACTTTTGGTAATCTCTGCAACTTGATCTTTCTTGATTTATCACACAACAGTATTGGAGGAGAACTAACGGATTTGATCGATGGCTTGTCCAATTGTACTAAAGGTGCTCTCCTAAGAAACTTAGATCTTCAGAACAACAACTTGGGTGGTTTAATCCCTCCAAGTGTAGGTCAACTACATCAACTAAAGGAACTCATGCTGGCTCATAACTCATTTCTTCGTCTACCGCAGAGCTTTGGAAATGCCCCAAA is from Zingiber officinale cultivar Zhangliang chromosome 7B, Zo_v1.1, whole genome shotgun sequence and encodes:
- the LOC122004584 gene encoding receptor-like protein 12; the protein is MPKGHGRASQAALQQGVVVLMRHGRGTEHTASCNDSLQATEESSCLENERSALLAIKSDMYDPGDWFSSWIGRDCCNWRGVGCDNITGHVTELDLHSPYPYYVYEEDPFLYMLDSFSPGRIGASKLNPSLQELKHLKYLDLSMNNFSYAHIPNMIASLVHLEYLNLSRTLFCGLISPQFGNLSGLRYLDLNGCDDSLYYTSKSCLRSGGLQWLSHIPSLEYLDMSCVNLSRATNWLQEINSLGTFQALNLGNAKLPPVTSPLPPFNLTSISQLSLFHYRNFSNAMLSWLSNASNLRYLDLRECYSGLHVEQLQVSLGALPNLKKLEVADNLIKGEISGILINISTSLQHLDVSYNDVSGEIEDILWNLRHLEHLSLDSTNVKGYLPHVMENLTTIRHLSVSNTHIAGHIPETVGKLVNLRYLDLSYNRITGVIPWSIGNLTNLVGLRLVSSNLTGSMPETLGNLTNLEFLDFVSSNVFGQVPESIGKLQKLRVLFLKNNLFTGQIPESIGSLYNLEFFSISENYLIGRIPGNLGDLCNLRLFDLSLNSIGGELTDLADGWSNCTRGALLTYLYLDDNNLGGLIPPSVGQLQQLEQLVLSHNSFHRLPQSFGNATNLVIFSLAGNHLQGNLPPFFCNMMLDVLDLSSNELSGEVPQCHVSFATSLVSLHLNDNSLSGSFPTFLKHCKDLVILDLGENKFSGEIPTWIGQSLASLKILRLHSNLFHGAIPTTIASIDSLQLLDLSSNRLDGNIPSSLSNLSAMAVNSSTDSLYGDSDYGEGLTITTKGSSYEYTDELRLVRSLDLSNNNLSGEIPNELTDLLGLHFLNLSMNHLTGRIPEKIGCMAQLESLDLSMNNLTGEVPASLSALSFLEYLNLSYNNLSGRIPESTQLSTFNASIYAGNEGLCGSPLPQCSSHATFQVPSEQTQADKFGRVIQYSSIAIGFIVGFWGFIGTMILKKEVRVSLFQWLDKTCDDIYVQLSLKLKKLKRLREEEN
- the LOC122004586 gene encoding receptor-like protein EIX1, giving the protein MEAGSICKGSSNSSKHSALVLIIFLLSIRASCNDSLQATEESNCLENERSALLAIKSDMHDPGDWFSSWIGRDCCKWRGVGCDNITGHVTELDLHSPYPYYVYEEDPILYQMDSFSPGRIGASKLNPSLEELKHLKYLDLSMNNFSFAHIPNMIASLVHLEYLNLSRTLFCGLIPPQFCNLSSLRYFDLNGCDNSLYYTFKIMSSLWWTPMALSYTFIGVS
- the LOC122004587 gene encoding LRR receptor-like serine/threonine-protein kinase FLS2 → MSCVDLSRATNWLQEINSLGTFRVLNLGNAELPPVTSPLPSFNLTSISQLSLFHYQNFSNAMLSWLSNASNLEYLGLSECYSGLHVEQLQVSFSALPNLKKLEIASNLIKGEISGILRNIGTRLQYLDFSGNEVSGEIADILWYLRRLEYLSLDSTYVRGYLPLAMENLTTIRHLSASNSHIAGHIPETVGKLVNLRFLDLSENNITGVIPWSMGNLTNLAGLCLGKSNLTGSIPETFGNLTNLKLLYLIDSNVSGQVPESIGKLQKLRTLYRPNNLFTGQIPESMGGLHN